Genomic DNA from Podospora pseudoanserina strain CBS 124.78 chromosome 4, whole genome shotgun sequence:
AATGCATAATAGCCCTCCCATCCCTAGTATACGTCCCCGGATCCCCCACCTGcctatccctccccccagcccccccagcagcaacactctTGCTCCTCGCCCTGCTCGCCCCTCCATTCCCACCACTTCCCTCATACAAACTCATATTGCTCGCCACCACATTCCCACTGCTCCCCGCCCTGACGTTCCCGGCCGTATTGCTCCTCCCATGCCTCCCCCTCTGACTCCCCCCATACAAActcccctcatccccaccaccacccgtcgGGATCGACCCCGCCACCGAAAGCGCCATCGAATGATTCTGGTGTCCCGACATACTACTCGCCGGCCTCTGACTATACGGCGCCGGGCTCGCactcctcccatcacccatcacGCTCGGCGAACCCCTCCCGGGCTGCTCATACCGACCAGAATAACTCCCCctatgctgctgctgcgacgaCACAGACCCCCGATGCTGCTGACTCTGATGCTGACTCCCCGTGGAACTCGAAAACATATTCGGACTCGCACTCCCATTCCCATACCCGACACTGGGACTAGCCCTCGACCCCGGTCTAGGACTAGCACTCCTCGTCGGCGCCGGACTCGCCGCCCTGACCGTATCATTCCCCCTCGTCCCCGGCCTCGACATACTCCTAGCAtaatcccccccacccccccagaCCCCGGCCGTCCCCCATCAAACAAGCTCCTCGTCTGCGTCTGAAACTTCTCCGAAGCCGCCTTCATCGCCTTGGAGGTgaccgccggcggcggcaccccCAACCGCTGAACCTGAACCTGCTGATCATAACTTGGCGGCGGTGTCCCCCTcatggcagcaacaacagcgcTGTTCCCGCTTACACTCATCGCTCCCGACCTCCCTCCAGGAGCGGGCGTGGCAATACCATGATAGTGATCTGCCGACACccttcccccgcccccgctaCCATTCATCTTGTTACTCCCCGACGTCACCCCCTTCAGCTCCGCAAGCGCCATAGCAATTGGGTCGTCTTCTGGTGTAGCCGGCGAAGCTTGCTGTTTTTGACGAGCAGTGTCGTCAACCTGGAAGACGTTTCCTCCCACGTTGAGTGCGAGGCTAGCATTGGCAGCAATGGGATCGGGACTGACGCTTCGGTCGGGGGTGATGACCTGGTCGTTGCTCTTGTTGAAAGCCCCCGTGAGCTGGGGAcgctggttgttggtggggtgCCAGGTGTTTCTGCTGTTGGGGGCGACTTCCTTGGTGCTCTTTCTGCGGAAGGGACTGTTGTTTCCAAAGAAcccgctcttcttcttgaggacCTTTTTGTCGGGGGACTCACTGCCTTGTTggggctgttgctgttgttggagttgttgaggtggttgctgttgttgttgttgttggacagGGGGTTGGCgctgttgggctggtggctgctgctgctgctgctgctgtttgaCGGGCGCCATGGCTTGCTGGGGCGGTTCTTGACTAGAGAAGGACGTCTCGCTGTGGGAGCCTCTGCTAGAGGGTCGGGCTGATGTGGCAGATGGCGCCGTGCTGAGGTCTGAAGCTGTGGGCCGGCAGAGCATGGTCATGCCATCCATTGGGTAGGGATCGTGAGGAACAGGCGCGAACTCGTTGGGATCGTAGTCCATGTTGCTGGCTTGAGGAGACTGATAGCCTCTAGGCGCTACCCTCCGTTGATCTTGTTTCAAGTCTTGCTGGGGAATAACCGGGACCGCAGCAGCAATCGCCTTCTGAGGCAACGCCGCCGCTGGGCCTCGTGCCGGCTCAGGATCACCATGAAGCTTCCGTGCCAATGCCGAGTTCGGATCGTGATGAGACTCAAAAGTCGAGGGTTGTGGCGACGAAGAGCGGAAAGCCGGGTTTATACTCCTCGAAAACTGCGCGACCGAATAATTATCATCGTCCGACACATCCGACTGGGAATCCATATCCCCCCGGCAAAAGTTGATGTACTTTGGCGCATCCGGAATCTCCTGACCAGTCCCCTTCTCGGTGATGAACGTTATTAtgtccttctccacctccataTGTTCCAGGGACAGCCTGATCTTTTCGCAGGAAGAGTCGTCACTAACGCAGACAGTCGACGCAATATTCGCAAACTGCCAGAGGCTGCTCTTGGTGAAATCCAAGCGCTCCTCCTCTAAATCCTGGAACTTGtcagccgccgccttccacTCCCTGTTCCACCTCGCCGTTGTCTCCTCCAGCGCCCTGACCGCAGCCTCGTACTCGGCGTTGGAGGCAGCCAAGCTGATCTGtgtcttctccaacttcGCCTtattctttctctcctcttgGCCCATGACCATGTGCCCTTGCGCGAGGTAGCCCTTGATCTTGAGACACTCCTGCTCGTACTTGTCTCTCGTCTTGTTGACCATCTGCGTCTGCTGCACCTTGGTCTTGAGCAGCTTCTCCACCGTGTTCTGCACAATCTTTCGTCGCTCCTTCATCCCACCAGCAAACGCAGCCAGGGGTTCCTCGAGTTCGCTCTTCATTTGCTGCGCGATatgctgatgctgtttgCCCATCGACTCGACTTCAGCCCGGACAATATCCAGCGACTGTCTCAAAGTCCCCGTCTCCTGCGAACCCAGGTTCTTGCGGCATAGCGAGAGTAGTTTTCGGGCGTAATCGTCTTCGATAGATGCGCGGGCtgtttttttcccccccGACTGTCAGTCGATTCTCACCTGGCCTGAAAAGGAGAGAAACTCACCGCTGTAGAAGTTCTTGAGTTCATCGCATGTGAGCTTGGCGTTTGCCATGCGCTCGAGCAGGGGTCCGACACCGGCATCGTCTTTACCCCAGAAGTTGTTGGCGACTATTATTATCGGAAAAAGTCAGTCGTTGAATCCCCCTTCCGAAGCCGTCCAGCTCCATCAAACTTACAAGAAAGGGCGACGGCCGGCCCATCGTTGTAATCGGCCGTCATGGCGCCTGACGGAGAAGCGAAACTGAGATTGACCTAGTTTTTTCTCCTTTCTGCTTCAAGTGAAAATCCCCGGAAAACACTAGGAAATTTTGCTTTGCCGCCGCAGCGTCGCGGGCAATGTGCTCTTCAATCTGATATAGTGTTGCAAAAATCGATATGGAAAACCCGCGCGCCAAGTCGGCCAGCGAGACAAGACACACAAAAGGAAGATTGCCGCTGCGGTAAAAGGGCTGGTAAAGACAGTTTCAATATGCCGGGTGAGTtaagaagggggggttggatctGGAATGTATAATGGGtgttgaagaaaaggaaagagagcAACAGTTCTTGGTTTCCTGCTGCACAAGTGTTGACTTCCTTTGCCGCTGACGCCGGGTTGGATGGATTGGTCGCGAGGGGCAACCACACTGCACAAGCACCGAGCCGCTCTGACTTGCATGATCagccctcccccaccattGAAGAAATGATGGTTAGCGGGGGACTTTTACTCACTTTCTTGCttttgtggtgttttggcgaCGGTAaaccaagctcaaggcctTTTGTCAAGATTGAGGATGGTTTCTCGAGAGGGAATTGTCGTCGTGGGTCAGACAGAAAAGTGGGAAGACCCTCACAAGCTGATGATGTGTTAAGGAGGGGCTGGGAAAGCCTTGCTCGATTGCTCCCTATTCGTTGGTTGTCCTGCGCTAACAACGTGGTGCTCAGATCCGCCTTCTCTTCGGAAAGGGGCACATTATCCAAGGTCAAAATTGTGCTTCTTTAGGTATTGACGGGTCCTAAGCGTCTATCGCTCGGGTTCCAGCTCAATTAACATCACTGGTAGTTGAGTCGCAGCAACCAAGTCGCTCGGCTTATGGGTGCTTGGGCGGATGGCAAAAGATCCCTCGCCTGCAAGCTCAAGATCTCTCGCCCGCAAGCCCACTATATCGTCTCTAACTGCAGTCGCCCAGGCCTTTAACAATCGGGTCAACgcaacccccaacagcatcatcttGGGCTTGCAGGCGAGGAATTTCGGGCTTGCGGGCGATTGTTAATCGTGATAGCTGCAGAATACGAAAAGAGGGAAGAGTACGACTGCATTTctttgtttgcttttggCTTTCACAGTGCGCTCCTTCCTTTAAATACGACCTTGTTCGTTCCTTTCCCAGAGTGACCCTTCGTTCGTTCTTCCCCCCAAATCATCCTGGTCAAGGCCGTAAAAAACCGTACTCTCCCGTTCAGCCTTGTTTACTACTTATATGAAGAAAGCTTAAGACTTAGTATAGTATGGCTTTGAAGGGCTCGGGAGGACTTGTCCAGTTTAGTTTAAGAGATGTTTGGACTATAGAGAGAGGCGCCTTGGACATTGATTTGGTATGTGTATGGTCGATCAGATCATGAAATCTTCAGGATATGAGGTGGGGGCTCTGCCAAAACCCAATACAATTACACAGTATGGTCAAACCTCAAGTTGGGATTCTCTTTCCTGATCTTAAAATTCATGACTGATCCCCTCGTCTCAGCTTTAGAAGATCCACCAACTTCACcgaccccttcccaccccagCCATTTGGGCCACTATCCACCTCTGGACGAATGGCGCAGTACCAAGCCCACGTCCTCCTATCGAGTTCTGCCACATCAAGATGATCCGCCCAGCTATCAAAAAGCAATCTCAACGCCCcaagcaacaaccccaaattctcctctctctccgcCTCCAGTACTTTGGCCGTTTTATGCAccgcttttttctttgaagGGCTCGTCGCTGTTTCGTcggctggcggtggtgatggcttccCAAAACTCCTCAGCAGATACGATCTGGCCGCCTCGGGCCGGTGAATATGCATCCCCACCACATGGGTTAGCGGCTGCAGCTGCTTGCCTGACCCGTAACCTCCAACTGTGGTCCCAGGCTGGGCTTTTCTCATGGCCTCGAGATCCAGGCCCCAAAGAGCCTCGCCTCCGAGTGAAATACTTCCTCCCGTCTTTCGCATTCGTTCACCGAGCGCAGACGTAACCGCAtttctcatcaacctccacctgTCCGGCCCTAACATCGCCCCTCCGAACCAACGGGTGAGAACGACGAGTGTATCGACCGCCCCAGCCTCCCGCATAACCTTCAGCATGAGATCCCCACACCCagtctccccatcatcaaacgACTCCTCCCTCATGGTCCTCTGAGTGAGCCAATTCGCATTCTCTGGCGGCTTCAGCCGGAAAGCCCAGGCATTATGCGTTGCACTCTTCAACTCAGGGTGATTATGCATCAAGCTCTCCATCAAGTACTTCCTCTGTGACGGTGACGTTAAATGAATGGCCCTCGCCACAAACTTGGAGTCCTTCATAATAATCGGCGGGCTCGTAGACCAAGTAGCCGTAGGTGTAGGCGCCGGGTCCAGCGTCGAGGCCGTCGTCGCACTCGTCGCCTGTGACCCTCCCGCTCTATCCTTTTTTTCGTCGCCGGACCTTTCCTCACCTTTCCACTCATACCCACTCCTTTTGAGAACCGCAACCTCCCTACCCATtaccttcaccctcggctGACCTTCCCCATACCCCTCCTGATCCGCACTAGGGCCTTTGTCCAGTCCCAAACTCACAGCCTTGGACCGAGAGTTGGcgctcaccaccgcctgACCGAGGCTGAGTCTACTCGATAACGGCTGCTCAGGCATGGTATATCTAAGCATCTCCACCGCAAAGGCAAGTACGAGTGGCGCCCGGTTAGTTTCGATGACCGTCTTCTTTATAGTATCCTCGTCTGTGCATATTGGCAGCTCCAGGGAAGCCTCCAATTCCTGGGGGGTCATTTCAACAGGGCCAGTCATGAAAACGTCGCTTTTGGCGCGTTTGGATACCGGTGATGTGGATGATATTGATGATCCACGCTTGAGaacaccgccgccagagggtggtgatgatgactgtgTGGCATTTCTCCTGATGACGGCCTTGCAGGCGTTTTGGAGAGCGCGTGCGACTTTATCGTCTTTGAGAGCTTCCTGAACGGTGGAGAGGGACGCTTCGGATATTTGTTTGATGCTGTTTTGACTTGTTAGTTGATATTGAATTGGTATAGATGTCGATAAAGTCGTATATTCCCAAAAGAATATGAGGTCGAGGCTCAAAATCAAGCCGATAGCTCACCTCCTGAGATCAACTGCCTGGAGGGCTTTGATTGATGTCATAGCTTGGAGCATGGGCATTTTTCTTGTGACGGTCATGAGCCGTATGAGGTCTTGGAGATCCTGTTGGGTAGCCATCTTTGCAATGTGACTGACTGCCTGGAAAATGATGAGGCCGGTAGACGTCTTCGTGAGAAATGTCGTGAAGACGAAGTGATGGTCGCGTGTGAGTGCCAGGAGAAAGGGCGAATCAGGATACCCCTGGCTAGCTTTGTGTGGGGAATCTAGGCACCTGTGGAGCCGTGTGcgggaaggtgggggggtggCATCGTTGACAGAGAAAGACTGCAACAAGATAGCAAGGCCTTTAGGGATAGTTGATAGGCCCTGAACACGTATCAGAAGGCCTTGAAAATATATTAGAAAGGCCTTCAAAACATATTAATAGGCTTTCCAAGATATTAACAGGCATTTCAATAGAGTTGAGAGGCCTTAGAAGACAGTCAAGAGGCACGCTAACCATCTTCTAAGGTCTGTTGATTATCTTTCAAGGCATTAATTATTTTGTCCATGACCTGACAAGGTGGGGCCTTCACCGTGGTGAGCGTTGATTATGTAATCTCCACATTCGACAGTCAACAAGAGTCTGATTGGCTGGAAAGCTCTGGCTCACTCAAGCTTCACAAATGTCCATCAAGGGTGAGTGAGAGCTCACACCACACCCGCCCAGGCCACCACCGGATCCCGTACCCGGACTTATATGAGAGCTGGGCAACACCCATTACCCCTCTCTCACACCACAACCATGGCCTCCCGACTAAGGCTGTCCTCAAGGACACCCTTCTCATTACACCCTCACCTCTATTCACCTTCCAACCTGCCCAGCTACTCCCGCCAATTAAGCCTCTCTTCAGCCCTCCAATACGCCAAACGAaaaccatccccatcctcaccaccctcgccaccccaAAGCCCCCTCCGCTCCAAAaagtcccccctccccccacccaacaacTTCgtccccccaaaaccaaaactcTCACTCTACCGCGACGACACCCCCACCTCAaaaccccccttcaccctaGAAGAAAACATCCAACGCCACCGCAAAATACCCCTCTACGGCGCCCTCGCAgtcgccttcctcgcctccttgtACATTTCGGCAGTAGTAACAAACACCTTCAAAACCCCCCCCGTCTCCGACCTCGCCCCCCTCggcccatccctcccccaaccccacccctcctGCTGCCCCCCAACTGGCCTACCCCCCTCATTAACCCCCGTCTCCGCCCTCGAATTCGACACCTCACTCAACACCTCCGAAAGTCTCTCCCGTATCACCGCCAACAGATCCTACCTCGCCAGCCGCGCCAAAGGCCACGTCTTGGAAGTAGCTTGTGGCACGGGGAGAAATCTGCCGTATTACAGCTGGGAGTATGTAGTTCACCCGTTCGAGGAATACTCCCCCGAGGAGCAGCTCGCCAAGGCGAAGAGTAGGATGGCGAAGATATTGGATATTAAAAGGGGGAGTTCGTGGGGGTATGGGACAAAGTCCAAGGTTACGGCtggtgagaggagggtgggggggatggagggtgaggttttgTCATATACGGCGGTGGATGTCTCGCCTGAGATGTTGTCTGTTGCACGCAATCGACTAAGGGAGTCGGTGCCGGGGTTGAGGCAGGTGATGGCTAAGAAGAGGGCTGAGCC
This window encodes:
- the HOF1 gene encoding formin-binding protein (COG:D; EggNog:ENOG503NVT9), with the protein product MTADYNDGPAVALSFANNFWGKDDAGVGPLLERMANAKLTCDELKNFYSARASIEDDYARKLLSLCRKNLGSQETGTLRQSLDIVRAEVESMGKQHQHIAQQMKSELEEPLAAFAGGMKERRKIVQNTVEKLLKTKVQQTQMVNKTRDKYEQECLKIKGYLAQGHMVMGQEERKNKAKLEKTQISLAASNAEYEAAVRALEETTARWNREWKAAADKFQDLEEERLDFTKSSLWQFANIASTVCVSDDSSCEKIRLSLEHMEVEKDIITFITEKGTGQEIPDAPKYINFCRGDMDSQSDVSDDDNYSVAQFSRSINPAFRSSSPQPSTFESHHDPNSALARKLHGDPEPARGPAAALPQKAIAAAVPVIPQQDLKQDQRRVAPRGYQSPQASNMDYDPNEFAPVPHDPYPMDGMTMLCRPTASDLSTAPSATSARPSSRGSHSETSFSSQEPPQQAMAPVKQQQQQQQPPAQQRQPPVQQQQQQQPPQQLQQQQQPQQGSESPDKKVLKKKSGFFGNNSPFRRKSTKEVAPNSRNTWHPTNNQRPQLTGAFNKSNDQVITPDRSVSPDPIAANASLALNVGGNVFQVDDTARQKQQASPATPEDDPIAMALAELKGVTSGSNKMNGSGGGGRVSADHYHGIATPAPGGRSGAMSVSGNSAVVAAMRGTPPPSYDQQVQVQRLGVPPPAVTSKAMKAASEKFQTQTRSLFDGGRPGPGTRGNDTVRAASPAPTRSASPRPGSRASPSVGYGNGSASPNMFSSSTGSQHQSQQHRGSVSSQQQHRGSYSGRYEQPGRGSPSVMGDGRSASPAPYSQRPASSMSGHQNHSMALSVAGSIPTGGGGDEGSLYGGSQRGRHGRSNTAGNVRAGSSGNVVASNMSLYEGSGGNGGASRARSKSVAAGGAGGRDRQVGDPGTYTRDGRAIMHFARALYMYQAAIPEELGFAKGDVLAVLRHQDDGWWEATVQGGNGQVGLVPSNYLQPLS
- a CDS encoding hypothetical protein (EggNog:ENOG503P2D4; COG:Q), yielding MASRLRLSSRTPFSLHPHLYSPSNLPSYSRQLSLSSALQYAKRKPSPSSPPSPPQSPLRSKKSPLPPPNNFVPPKPKLSLYRDDTPTSKPPFTLEENIQRHRKIPLYGALAVAFLASLYISAVVTNTFKTPPVSDLAPLGPSLPQPHPSCCPPTGLPPSLTPVSALEFDTSLNTSESLSRITANRSYLASRAKGHVLEVACGTGRNLPYYSWEYVVHPFEEYSPEEQLAKAKSRMAKILDIKRGSSWGYGTKSKVTAGERRVGGMEGEVLSYTAVDVSPEMLSVARNRLRESVPGLRQVMAKKRAEPYPKLTNPEEVVPVVAALDGRVQLLLGDAEAGLPRGRERYDTVIQSFGLCSVKDPQGLLVKMAGRVVPGTGRILLLEHGRGWFGWINGLLDKYAPGHFQKFGCWWNRDIEGLVKGASEELGGRLEVVRMDRPWYHAGTTVVLELRVKEEGEGK
- a CDS encoding hypothetical protein (EggNog:ENOG503P0W9; COG:S); this translates as MATQQDLQDLIRLMTVTRKMPMLQAMTSIKALQAVDLRSIKQISEASLSTVQEALKDDKVARALQNACKAVIRRNATQSSSPPSGGGVLKRGSSISSTSPVSKRAKSDVFMTGPVEMTPQELEASLELPICTDEDTIKKTVIETNRAPLVLAFAVEMLRYTMPEQPLSSRLSLGQAVVSANSRSKAVSLGLDKGPSADQEGYGEGQPRVKVMGREVAVLKRSGYEWKGEERSGDEKKDRAGGSQATSATTASTLDPAPTPTATWSTSPPIIMKDSKFVARAIHLTSPSQRKYLMESLMHNHPELKSATHNAWAFRLKPPENANWLTQRTMREESFDDGETGCGDLMLKVMREAGAVDTLVVLTRWFGGAMLGPDRWRLMRNAVTSALGERMRKTGGSISLGGEALWGLDLEAMRKAQPGTTVGGYGSGKQLQPLTHVVGMHIHRPEAARSYLLRSFGKPSPPPADETATSPSKKKAVHKTAKVLEAEREENLGLLLGALRLLFDSWADHLDVAELDRRTWAWYCAIRPEVDSGPNGWGGKGSVKLVDLLKLRRGDQS